From the Polaribacter tangerinus genome, the window GTAAAGTTGGTATAAAGACAACTCCAGTTGCAAGTATTAGTAAATTTCTTAAGTATTTCATTTCTCCCATTCCTTTAAACATTCCATCAAAAATAAAGGTTATGGCATTTATAGGCTGTGTTATTAATACTATCCAAAAAATAGTATAAAACTGCTCTAAAACCAAGGGTTCTTTTGTAAAAATTTGTCCTATAAAGTTATACAAACAAAAACCAATACTAGCCATAATAGTTCCTACAAAAATGGCGTACTTAAATAACTTATTACTCAGTTTTAAAAGTGTTTTATATGCTTTGGCACCTAAAAGTTTACCCGATAAAATATTACCAGCACTCGAATATCCATCAATCATAAAGGCCCCTAAAAGCCAAATATTTAGACTAATTGTATAAGCTGCAATGTATTCTTTACCATAGTATGTAGCGTAAGAAGTAGCAAAATACAATGCAACATTTAAAGCAATAGTTCTCACAAACAGATTGCCAATCATACCCAATAACCTAGGTACTTCTTTATGAAAGGGAAGTACTATTTTTAATGATATATTTGTTTTTTTTATTAATAAAATTAGTGAGAGTATTGCCATAACAATTTGTGCAATTACACTTGCATAAGCAGCTCCTTTTATATGCATTGCAGGTATAAAATTATCGATTCCATATACAAGAATTACATCTAAAATAATGTTTGTTAAAGCGCCAATAATTGCAATAATCATTGGATAAAAAGTATTTTGCAATCCTCTAAAAACACCAAATATAGAAAATACAAAAAGGGCAAAAGGAAAGCCAAATATTCGAATATTAAAATATACAATACAATATTCTAAAATTTTATCTGTTGCATTATAAAATTGAAAAATTTGTTTCGAAAAAGGGTAACAACAAACTAAAACAAATACACTTCCTAAAATTACAATGGCAATTGCTTGTGCAGGTAGTTCTTTAATTTCTGATAATTTGTTGGCTCCTACATACTGAGAAATAATAGACGAAATTGCACTTCTAATTTGTCCGAAAACCCAAATAAGCATAGATATAAATGCACCAACAATACCTACTGCAGCCAAGCTTTCTGTTGCGTTAACACTTATATTGCCAATTATTGCCGTATCTGTAATAGATAATAAGGGTTCTGCAATACCTGCAATAAGAGCAGGAATAGCCAGTTTATTAATGTTTTTAAATGAAATACTATTTGTCAAAAAATATTTTTTTACAAAGGTAATCAACTCTAAAAACAGTCCCTATTTAATTCGCTAAAAAATAGTAACTTTGCTTTTTAATCTCTTCTATTATGAAACATATTTTAGTACCAATTGGAGCTACAGAAAGCGCTCAAAAAACATTGCAATATGCTATAGATTTTGCCTCAGAAATAAACGCTAAAGTGTATGTTTTTAGAGCTTATAATGTTAAAGCGAAAGCTGGCACTATTATAAATATAGACTCTATTATTGCTCGTGAAACGAGTTTGTACTTAAGGGCAATTGTAAGTGCTTGTAATACTAAAAATGTAGATATTAAATTGATTTCTGTAAAGGGAGGTGTAGTAGATAGTGTGCATCATATTGTAGACGAAATTGGTGTTGATTTAATAATTGTTGGTGCAAAAAATAATACCATTAAAGAAGAATTGTTTTTAGGTAAAACAGCTGGTAAATTGGTAAAACAGACTAATATACCGTTGTTGGTAATTCCAGAAAATTACGAGTATCAACCAATTAAAAACGTTTTAATGGCATTTAAATCTGGTGTAGTAAAGAGTAAAACCGTATTAAACCCATTAAAATATTTTGTAAATAATTTTGGTGCTTTGGTACATTTATTATTGGTAAAAACGCCCAATTATACAGAAGATGATTTAGTGCTAGACGCCAACTTAGAAAATTTAAAAACTACCTTAACAGTTTCAGAAAATGCCACAACATTTCAGGGAGTTTTAGAACATGTAAAAACGCAAAACCCAGATATGATTTGTGTTTACAGACGCAAAAGAGGTTTTTTTAACAAACTCTGGGAGAAAAATACCATACTAAAAGAAGAGTTTTATTCTAATGTACCTTTGTTAGTTTTAAAAGGAAGATAGTTTTAGTTAGTATTTTAATCCTTCGGGCTCAATAAAAGGTATCTCTGGGTTATATATTTCTATTATAAACTGTTTTATTTCTGCTAAAAATTCGTCTAACCTTTCAGGAGTAATATCTAGGTCTTGTTTTCTAGTATTTTTAGAAAAATTTACTGGTAAAAAGCCATTATTTAAGTTCTTAAAAGAATAAATTCCTGCTTTTAGAGGTTTGTTAAAATTGTGATTTTTGTTTCTGGTATACAAAATAGCATACAACAAAACTTGAACAGCTTTGTGGTATTTTTCGTCTCTCAGCTCAGTAAATGTTGGCACTTTTAAATTGCTAGTACTTACCATTCCAGTTTTATAGTCTATAATTCTTATAGTACCGTTAAGCTCATCTATTCTATCAATTTCTCCGTTTAATTTTACAGGAAAAGGTAATTCTTTAATGTTAATTTCTGTAGATAATTTTACCTCTGTCGCAATAACTTTTAACGTGTTTTTTGGATTTAGAAGTAGTGCTTTTTCCTGAGATAAAAAATTGCTTACAAACCTATTAGCTACCTCAAAAATGAGTCTATTTTTACCGGTGGATAAATCGCCGTTTTTAAATTCTGTTTTAAAAAAATTAATAACCAAGTTTTTGGCTTTACTTTCCATTTCTACAATCATTGCTACAGACAGGTTTGTATGTAAGTTTGGTTTATACAAAGCGTCTAGCGTTTTATGAACCACTGTTCCTAAGGTGTTAAAAGCAACGGTTTCTTCTACATCGTCAAATTCTTTTATTTTAAGTATTTTTCGCTGATAAAAGGATACAGGATTGTACAAATAGTTAGTTATTGATGAAGGAGAAAAGCCTGTAGAAGCAATGTTTTTTAAGCGATCTAGAGTTATTTTGTCTTTAGAAATTTTTTTTAATGCTTTTTTATCTAACACTATTTTTGGTGCTATTAATTTTTGACTAACGTCCTGTCTTATCATTTCTAGCTGGCTAACAAACCTACTTTTTTCTCCACTACCAAATACGTCATGCTCCGTATTGTAAATAATAAATACATTTTTTGCGCGCTGCAATAATCTAAAAAAGTGATAGGAAAAAATTGCATCTTTTTCTTTGTAGGTTGGTAAGCCAAAGGCTACTTTTACATCAAACGGTATAAAAGAATTTTGTTGTGCACTTGCTGGTAAAACCCCTTCGTTTGTAGAGGTTAAAATAATATTTTCGAAGTCTAAAACTCGAGTTTCTAACATTCCCATTAGTTGAAGACCTTTTAGTGGTTCTCCCTGAAAAGAGAGCGATTCAGAACCAACTAATTGATTAAAAAATAGCGATAATGTTTTTAAATCTGTAAAGTAAGAAAATTGATCTTGTAGTGTTTTTAGTTGAGTGAAAACAGTATGATATCGATATAAAAACTCTTTCTCTAAACTATCTTTTGTGTTTCTAAGTAAATTTATTAATTGTAAAATTCTGTTTAAGAATTGGTCGATGGTACTAAAGCTATCAAAAATACTAATTATAACTTTATGGGTTTCTATTGTGGTTTGTTTTAGAAAATTATTAAGTTTATCTACGGTGATAAAAGTATCGTTATTCTTAGCAATACTTTCTGTAAAATCATCTACAATACTACTATTGTCTTTAGTTAAATACCCATACACACTTTGGTGTTTTAAAAAGCGAATAATATCTTTATAATAAAACTCATTAACAGCCTTTTTTTGCAACCTTTCTTGCGAGATAAATAGTTGAAATATGGCATGAAATAAACTAGTAGTAGGAATATCTTTTAGAGGATATCCCATGGTTATATTTATAGCATTAATGTTTTTAGGTAAAGAATTTAGAGTAATAGGCAACAGTGTTTCGTCTGCTAAAACCAATGCTGTATTGTTAAAATTAGCAAATTTTTCTAAAATTTCACCTGCATATTTAATTTGCGTTGTGTTTTTAGAGGCGCCAATAACTTGTATGTTTTTTGTTTCAGAAAAATTATTACCTATTGTTTTTAGCGTATTTTTCTCGTAATACTTCCATTCTTTTTTATATTTTCTGATAAAAGCACCAGCTTGATGATTGGAGTTAAAAAAAGCACTGTCTAAATCCCAATAAATATCTGAATTTCCAGCACCAAGAACTTTTTGAAACAATAGCTCTTCGGCTTTGTTTAGAGCGTTAAAACCTAAAAAAATGAATTTTTTGTGGTTGTTTTTCTCTAGATAATTGTCAATTTTAACACAAGATTCTCTATACATTAAACCTTGGTAACCCTTTTTTCTGTCTTTTAAAAAGTTATAAAACTTAGGGTAGTAGAGATGTAACTTTTCTAAGAATAAATAATGATCTTTCATGAACTCAGTTTCCTGAAATGTGCCAGTTACCGACCATTTCTTTAATCGCTGAATATCTCTTAAATAAATAAATATCTCTTTTGTATTTATTAAATGTTGGTCTAACTCGTTAAAATCTTGTAGAACTGTAAAAGCCCACGAAGAAAAAACATCAAAAGAATCTGCATTTTTTTCCAATGATTTGTAAACGCTATAAAAGTCGAATAGCAATTGTACGCTATCAGCTTTTTTAATTTCAGAAACTTGCTCTATAAATTGCTCTATACTTAAAGTTTCTGGTAAAAAGCCAATAGAAATTTTTTCTTTTATAGTTTGCTTTAAAAATACTTTTGCCCTTTGAGACGGTAAAATAAATACTACATCATCAAAAGATTTTGTAGTTTTTAATACTTCGTCTAAGGTTTGAGAAATAAAAGAATTCATTACATTTTTTTTCAAATAAAGAGATTTCTAAATTACAAAAAGTTACCTTTATAACTCAGCTATTTTAAAAATTAATTTTCATGCAAAACGAATTAAAAATTGTTGGTGTTCAGGCACCTTTGTTTTGGGAAGATGCAAGCCAAAATTGTTGTTTTTTCGAACAAAAAATTCAAGAACTAAAAGGGAGTATCGATCTAATTGTATTACCAGAAATGTTTACATCTGGTTTTACGATGCAGCCAAATAAGGTGGCAGAAGAGATAGACGGTTTTTCTGTTTCTTGGATGCAAAAAATAGCAAGTTTAAGGCAAGTTGCTATTTGTGGAAGCTTGGTTATTAAAGAAAAAAGCAACTATTTTAACACATTTATTTTTGTACATCCATCAAAAAAAGTAGAAACCTATATAAAAAGGCATTCATTTACTTTAGCAGGTGAACACAAACTATATACTTCTGGAAAAGAACAGGTTATTATTACATACAAAGGATGGCGTATTTGCCCTCAAATATGTTATGATTTACGGTTTCCTGTTTGGTCTAGAAACACAAACAACTATCATTTATTAATTTATGTTGCCAACTGGCCAGTAACTAGAATAAAAGCATGGGAAACTCTTTTACAAGCTAGGGCTATAGAAAATATGTCTTATACAATAGGAGTTAATAGAATTGGTAAAGATGCAAATGGTTACGAATATTCTGGCAATTCTTTAATTATAGATTATTTAGGTGAAAAGTGTGCTTCTTTACATACTAATACCGAGGGTTTTATTATTACTACATTGCATAAAAGCGCGCTTGAAGAAACCAGAAATAAACTGAATTTTTTAGCCGATATGGATTCCTTTTCTATTGCTAATTAATAAAAAAACTCCTGTAAATTTATATTTACAGGAGTTTTAAAAGAGTGTTAAATTGTTATTTTATTTCAAATGTATTTTCTGCACTTTCTATTTTAACCGTATATTTTCCTTTGGGTAAATAATAGATACCATTTTTACCAGGTTTCAATTCTGAATTTTTATTTGCCTTTTCAAATGACTTTTTTCCTTTTTTAGAAAAGGAAACATCAAATGTTGCTTCGTTATAGCCTTTGTCTGCTTTTACTTCTATGGTATTTACTTTAGTATCATTATTGTAAATTTCTATAGTTACGTTTTGCTCAGATTTTACATAAAAAGGAATTTTTAATTCAGGTACAAAAGCTTCTCTCCATTGGCTCCATGAACTTCCCCATCTGTTATTTTTTCTTACATTATTAATAGAGAAAATATGGAAGTTTTTATCCATAACCTTTTCATTAATTTCTTGTAATGCAGCAATATTAGCGGTATACAAACTACGCCCGTGAGTACCAACAATTAAATGTTTTTCTGTTGGTTGAATAACTAAATCGTGCACGGCAACATTTGGTAAGTTTTTAGAAAAAGCACTCCAAGTAGCTCCTTTGTTAAAGGTAACATATAAACCATTATCTGTACCTACATACAAAATATGTTCGTTTTCGGTATCTTCTCTAATAACATTTACTGGAGACGTAGCAATATTATTGCTAATTTTAGACCATGTTTGTCCGTAATTTTCTGAGACATATACATAACTTGTAAAGTCGTCAAATCTGTATCCGTTTAAGGTTGCATATACACGTTCTTTTTTATGTTTTGATGCCACAACTCTAGAAACCCATAAGTTTTCTGGTAAATTATTGGAAATACGTGTCCAGGTTTCGCCACCATTTTTTGTAATATTAATGTAACCATCGTCTGAGCCAACATAAATTAATCCGAATTGAAACGGACTCTCAGAAATAGTGGTGAGCGTTCCGTAGGCAACATTTCCTTTTTTAGCACCCGCTGTTAAATCGCCCGAAATTTCTGTCCAATCGTCACCTTTATTAAATGAACGATGTAGTTTATTACTTCCGTAGTATAAAATATCTTGATTATGGTGTGATAATAAAATTGGTGTTTGCCAATTAAAACGGTATGGTTTTTCTCCTTTAGCGTGTTTTGGCTGAATGTAAGTTCTTTTTCCTTTATCAGTTTCTAACCTATAATAGTTCCCGAATTGAGAACCTGTATATATTATATTTGAATTTCTATTGTCTACCTGAACCTGCATTCCGTCTCCGCCCATAATAGATTTGTATGGATTTTGACCAGACTGATGCCAACTTTTGTTTATTTGAGCATTGTGCGGGCCGAACCAAACTCCGTTATCTTGTAAACCACCATATACATTATAAGGCTTTTGGTTGTCTGCATAAACTGCATAAAATTGACCAACCGCAGGAGAGTTTAATTTAAACCAGCTCTCACCATCATCATAAGAAAGATTTAAACCACCATCATTACCGTTTAATATATGGCCAGGTTTGTTTGGATTTACCCATAAAGCTTGGTGGTCTGAGTGAACATTTTCTCTACTTATTGATGAAAATGTTTTACCACCATCTTTAGATTTTATAATACCAATACCTAGTACATATATTCCGTTTTCATTTTTTGGATCTACTCTTATTTCACCGAAATAATACCCGTAAGAACTGTATATACCATCTAAATAATTTGTGTGAGTTTTTGTCCAAGTTTTACCTCCATTTTTTGTTTTAAAAACTTCGGCGCCAATTACAGGTTCTTCAAAGGATAAACTAGTTTCATTTTCTAAAAAAGATACCAGTTCTTTGGGTTGCATGCCTCCAGGTCTTAGTAATTGTTTTACATTTTCTGCTCTAAATTTTTCTTGAAAACCACTTGCTTTTATGTAGTTGTCTAATACTTTATTTCTCAAAGCCAAAATATTTTCTGTGCTCATGTTTTTTATAGCATCTTTAGAAAGGTTAACAGAGGCTATTTTATTTGTGCTTGGTTTTCTTCTATATTGGCTGTCGTGTAATGCGTATACAGTATTTGCATTATAAACTGCTAACCCTATTCTACCTACTCCATCTCCGGTAGGGAAACCACTTTTTTCTGAAATTTTATTCCAAGTTGTTCCTCCATCTGTACTTTTATAAATAGCAGAATTACTACCATCGCCATCAAAATTCCAAGCTTTTCGTTCTCTTTCCCAAGCGGCTGCATACATAATATTAAAGTTTTCTGGAGCTGCAGCTACATCAATAATACCAGTTTCATTGTTTATAAAAAGGGTTTTAGTCCAGGTTTTACCACCATCGGTGGTTTTAAAAACACCTCTTTCTTCATTTGATGAATATAAATGACCAATAACACCCACAATAACTTCATTGGCATTATTTGGGTTTATTAAAATTCTACTAATATGATGAGAATCTGTTAAGCCAACGTTAGCCCATGTTTTACCACCGTCGGTAGATTTTAACATTCCGATACCTGCATAAGAAGAACGAGAAGAGTTTTTCTCTCCAGTTCCTACCCAAATAGTTTTTGTGCTCCAATCTACCGCAATATCACCTATATTTTGTGTTGGAGAATTGTCTAAAATTGGTGTAAAAGTGCTTCCATTATTGTTGGTATGCCATAATCCGCCAGAGGCGTAACCAACATAAAATTCTGTTGGGTCTGTAGGGTTTACGGCTACATCTGCAACTCTTCCACTCATTACAGTTGGTCCGATGCTGGTAAATTCAACATTTTTTACAATAGAAGATTGCATCATCTTAGATTTCTGATTCAAAGATTGCTCAATTATTGTTGATTTTGTTGGTGTTTGCGCAAATAAACTAATAGATACACAAAGCATAAAAAACTTAAAAATTGATTTCATAAGTATAAAGTTTGATTTTCAATTGATGAAAATACTATTACTATTTCCAATATCAAAAAAATTAACATTTTAAATGAATTTCATAGATAAAATAGCCCAACTTAAAACAATGT encodes:
- a CDS encoding MATE family efflux transporter is translated as MTNSISFKNINKLAIPALIAGIAEPLLSITDTAIIGNISVNATESLAAVGIVGAFISMLIWVFGQIRSAISSIISQYVGANKLSEIKELPAQAIAIVILGSVFVLVCCYPFSKQIFQFYNATDKILEYCIVYFNIRIFGFPFALFVFSIFGVFRGLQNTFYPMIIAIIGALTNIILDVILVYGIDNFIPAMHIKGAAYASVIAQIVMAILSLILLIKKTNISLKIVLPFHKEVPRLLGMIGNLFVRTIALNVALYFATSYATYYGKEYIAAYTISLNIWLLGAFMIDGYSSAGNILSGKLLGAKAYKTLLKLSNKLFKYAIFVGTIMASIGFCLYNFIGQIFTKEPLVLEQFYTIFWIVLITQPINAITFIFDGMFKGMGEMKYLRNLLILATGVVFIPTLLIFDYLNYKLIAIWIAFTFWIIARGLPLIIKFRTKFIPLASTQELNTRKL
- a CDS encoding PD-(D/E)XK nuclease family protein, which codes for MNSFISQTLDEVLKTTKSFDDVVFILPSQRAKVFLKQTIKEKISIGFLPETLSIEQFIEQVSEIKKADSVQLLFDFYSVYKSLEKNADSFDVFSSWAFTVLQDFNELDQHLINTKEIFIYLRDIQRLKKWSVTGTFQETEFMKDHYLFLEKLHLYYPKFYNFLKDRKKGYQGLMYRESCVKIDNYLEKNNHKKFIFLGFNALNKAEELLFQKVLGAGNSDIYWDLDSAFFNSNHQAGAFIRKYKKEWKYYEKNTLKTIGNNFSETKNIQVIGASKNTTQIKYAGEILEKFANFNNTALVLADETLLPITLNSLPKNINAINITMGYPLKDIPTTSLFHAIFQLFISQERLQKKAVNEFYYKDIIRFLKHQSVYGYLTKDNSSIVDDFTESIAKNNDTFITVDKLNNFLKQTTIETHKVIISIFDSFSTIDQFLNRILQLINLLRNTKDSLEKEFLYRYHTVFTQLKTLQDQFSYFTDLKTLSLFFNQLVGSESLSFQGEPLKGLQLMGMLETRVLDFENIILTSTNEGVLPASAQQNSFIPFDVKVAFGLPTYKEKDAIFSYHFFRLLQRAKNVFIIYNTEHDVFGSGEKSRFVSQLEMIRQDVSQKLIAPKIVLDKKALKKISKDKITLDRLKNIASTGFSPSSITNYLYNPVSFYQRKILKIKEFDDVEETVAFNTLGTVVHKTLDALYKPNLHTNLSVAMIVEMESKAKNLVINFFKTEFKNGDLSTGKNRLIFEVANRFVSNFLSQEKALLLNPKNTLKVIATEVKLSTEINIKELPFPVKLNGEIDRIDELNGTIRIIDYKTGMVSTSNLKVPTFTELRDEKYHKAVQVLLYAILYTRNKNHNFNKPLKAGIYSFKNLNNGFLPVNFSKNTRKQDLDITPERLDEFLAEIKQFIIEIYNPEIPFIEPEGLKY
- a CDS encoding VPS10 domain-containing protein; the protein is MKSIFKFFMLCVSISLFAQTPTKSTIIEQSLNQKSKMMQSSIVKNVEFTSIGPTVMSGRVADVAVNPTDPTEFYVGYASGGLWHTNNNGSTFTPILDNSPTQNIGDIAVDWSTKTIWVGTGEKNSSRSSYAGIGMLKSTDGGKTWANVGLTDSHHISRILINPNNANEVIVGVIGHLYSSNEERGVFKTTDGGKTWTKTLFINNETGIIDVAAAPENFNIMYAAAWERERKAWNFDGDGSNSAIYKSTDGGTTWNKISEKSGFPTGDGVGRIGLAVYNANTVYALHDSQYRRKPSTNKIASVNLSKDAIKNMSTENILALRNKVLDNYIKASGFQEKFRAENVKQLLRPGGMQPKELVSFLENETSLSFEEPVIGAEVFKTKNGGKTWTKTHTNYLDGIYSSYGYYFGEIRVDPKNENGIYVLGIGIIKSKDGGKTFSSISRENVHSDHQALWVNPNKPGHILNGNDGGLNLSYDDGESWFKLNSPAVGQFYAVYADNQKPYNVYGGLQDNGVWFGPHNAQINKSWHQSGQNPYKSIMGGDGMQVQVDNRNSNIIYTGSQFGNYYRLETDKGKRTYIQPKHAKGEKPYRFNWQTPILLSHHNQDILYYGSNKLHRSFNKGDDWTEISGDLTAGAKKGNVAYGTLTTISESPFQFGLIYVGSDDGYINITKNGGETWTRISNNLPENLWVSRVVASKHKKERVYATLNGYRFDDFTSYVYVSENYGQTWSKISNNIATSPVNVIREDTENEHILYVGTDNGLYVTFNKGATWSAFSKNLPNVAVHDLVIQPTEKHLIVGTHGRSLYTANIAALQEINEKVMDKNFHIFSINNVRKNNRWGSSWSQWREAFVPELKIPFYVKSEQNVTIEIYNNDTKVNTIEVKADKGYNEATFDVSFSKKGKKSFEKANKNSELKPGKNGIYYLPKGKYTVKIESAENTFEIK
- a CDS encoding amidohydrolase; translation: MQNELKIVGVQAPLFWEDASQNCCFFEQKIQELKGSIDLIVLPEMFTSGFTMQPNKVAEEIDGFSVSWMQKIASLRQVAICGSLVIKEKSNYFNTFIFVHPSKKVETYIKRHSFTLAGEHKLYTSGKEQVIITYKGWRICPQICYDLRFPVWSRNTNNYHLLIYVANWPVTRIKAWETLLQARAIENMSYTIGVNRIGKDANGYEYSGNSLIIDYLGEKCASLHTNTEGFIITTLHKSALEETRNKLNFLADMDSFSIAN
- a CDS encoding universal stress protein, which encodes MKHILVPIGATESAQKTLQYAIDFASEINAKVYVFRAYNVKAKAGTIINIDSIIARETSLYLRAIVSACNTKNVDIKLISVKGGVVDSVHHIVDEIGVDLIIVGAKNNTIKEELFLGKTAGKLVKQTNIPLLVIPENYEYQPIKNVLMAFKSGVVKSKTVLNPLKYFVNNFGALVHLLLVKTPNYTEDDLVLDANLENLKTTLTVSENATTFQGVLEHVKTQNPDMICVYRRKRGFFNKLWEKNTILKEEFYSNVPLLVLKGR